The proteins below are encoded in one region of Apium graveolens cultivar Ventura chromosome 4, ASM990537v1, whole genome shotgun sequence:
- the LOC141720160 gene encoding protein MRG2-like: protein MPKSKTGVDLMNCSSDNSLYEEGEKVWASYSDKWYEAKVFTVVESSMTAKRYLVHYPGWNKRWDEWLGTDRLMKFTDENIKIQLAKNTKSGDKRKAKQSNEDIQNQLATNTKSGNKGKSKESDEIFLAEENMNIEIPRMLKKQLVDDSDFVTRLGKLVKLPRTPNVDDILKKYFRFKVKKNKIIFCANVDAVVIHLLTCFLVIG, encoded by the exons ATGCCAAAATCAAAAACTGGGGTTGACTTGATGAATTGTTCCTCGGATAATAGTCTTTATGAAGAAGGTGAGAAAGTTTGGGCTTCTTATAGTGACAAATGGTATGAGGCCAAG GTGTTCACGGTTGTTGAATCTAGCATGACAGCAAAGAGATATTTGGTTCATTATCCT GGTTGGAATAAAAG ATGGGATGAATGGCTGGGAACTGATCGTCTGATGAAGTTTACTGatgagaatattaaaattcagTTGGCTAAGAACACTAAGTCTGGTGATAAGCGAAAAGCCAAGCAATCTAATGAAGATATTCAAAATCAGTTGGCTACAAACACTAAGTCTGGCAATAAGGGAAAATCAAAGGAGTCTGATG AAATCTTTTTAGCCGAGGAGAATATGAATATTGAAATTCCAAGAATGCTAAAAAAACAACTAGTGGATGATTCTGATTTTGTAACCCGCCTAGGCAAG CTTGTTAAGCTTCCTCGCACCCCAAATGTCGATGACATATTGAAGAAGTACTTTAGGTTCAAAGTGAAAAAGAATAAAAT CATTTTTTGTGCTAATGTGGATGCTGTAGTCATCCATCTTCTGACATGCTTTCTGGTAATAGGTTGA